TCTCATTAGTTTGCCGGAGCACAAGAGATTTTGTGGATTTCTAAAGTTTATAGATTTTTAAAATAACTGATTTTTTTTTTCATAGACTTTTTCAATTATGTTAGTCCATATATATATAGAGTCCATAATTTTTTTTTTAATCATGTTATTTTGTTTTATTATTGTTAAGTAAAGTAACTATGTAAGAATATTGTTGTTGTAAGGTATATGTTAACACTGAGAGCATCTCGAAAAGACACTCTATAACTTTAAATATGAAGTTTTTTGCTTTCTAAAAAAAACTTCAAAACTTCAAATTTGATGTTTTGAGAAGTGAAACTCTATATTTGAAGTTTCACTACTCAAAACTTCAAATTTGAAGTTTCATATTTTTATTTGCATTTTGGTCCCTACAATTACACATCACATTTATGGTTCATAAATATTTTCTTGCTTATTGTTTAATCCTTATAAAAATTATATCTCATAAATAGTTTTAAGTTTGTTTACAAAATTTAAGTTTACACATAAAATTAAATAAAAACTTTAAAATAAGATTTAAAATATTTAAAACTATATTTAGATAACAAAAGTATACAAATAAACTTAACAAAAAGCTTTTAAAAAATTACATGAAGACATAAATATTACACAAATTTAAATATTATAACAACACTAATAGTCAGGTAAGTTTGATCCGAAACCTTCAAAATTTCCAAAAATTGTCCAATTTTGTTTTGTGTAACTGAAGATGGTTGTTGTTGTTGTTAATGTCTTTTCGTACAATTTTTTCTTGTTCATATTGAATATATTCACGAGTGTTAATATCATCGATAAAATTTAGTCTTTTAGCAATATTTTATGTTTCTCTTTTACTTTCTTGCTCTAATCTAATGCATTTACAAGTATTAATATCATCTGATTTCAATAATTTTTATTTTTAATCTACAAATTAAAATGAGGAGAGCCATTTTTACTTAAAAATGCACTAGTATATCATATATGCATTATGAAAATCACTTTATGGAATAATATATTGTTTTGCTTGAAGTTTAATATTAATTAAGTTATTTTGTTTAAAATTTTATATTATAATATAATATTTTATTAATTAATATTGTTGTAATATGTTTATATATGTGCTAGTTATTTACAGAATTTTTATGAATTCAAATTAGTTATGACAAATATAAGGACCATATTATAAAATACAAATAGTTTTGAAGTTGAGTTTGAAGTTTTGCTTTTGGAGAAGAACAACTTTAAACTTCAAATATAGAGTTTTGGAAACTTCAAAATAGAGTTCATTTTCGGAGATGCTCCAACAATGAGGTATGTCAAAGAGGTGTTAGTTTTTTTGAAAGGTATGTTACATGTATATGAAAAGAATCTAAGTTTTATCAGTTTAATGTGTCTTTTTAACATATGTCATTTAAAAATTTAAACAAACATCAAAAATATTCATGCTCCTTCTCAGTTTGTTCACGAGATCATTGTACTAATTTGAATAGAATGGGAGCCATCTTGAGTAGTCAAAAGGGTGACATGGTTATATAGCAGGGGGATATGGCTGTCGGTACCAAACATCATCGACCCAAAACAGAGAACACAGTAGCAAGACACAAGCTGAAAGAAATCTAGTGCATATATAACACAATACACAAGTATATACAAATATAAGTAAAGAGTTGTGAAACTAGAATAAACAAGGAAAAGGAAAAAAAAGAACCATCAACAGATGCGAGCCAATAAAGATAAACAAAAACAAGTTTGCTGCATAAATATTATTTGATAAAGAAAAAAAAATCCCCAGAGGGTTTTGTTTGTCAACAAGCTCTTAGACATAAAAACACACACATTTTATAGAAAAGCAATACTATCAGCGTGCTGGGGTGAGAAAGAGGCGCAACAAATGCCTGTGAGTCCATAACGGCTCCAGAACTCTTCAGTATCTGCGACACCGTGGATCCTGACTCTTCTGGCGCTCTTCGTGTCTGTGTTGAAGTAGAAAACATAGAAGGGCTTGGCACGGCCTGGCAGAGTTGTTGGGGAGAAAATGATTTCACCAGCCTTGTTGGTTCCTTGGGAGATCAATCTCTGACCCATCGGCGCACGAGTGAAGGGAAGAGGCAAGGGAAGCTCAAATGTTTGTTTGGACCACTCATGTTTCGTCACATCCTCCAGTATCCAAAGATTAAAACGGTCGAAAGAAGAAGCACATCCCAAGCAGTTTGGTACAAAATCGATTTTTTTTTTAATTTTTCACGAACCAAATCAATGAAAACACGTTTTAGGAAGTTAGAATATTTTGAGAATATTTTAAAAACTGCAACTTCCTTAATTTTCGAAAATTCAGTTTTTTTATCCGTAGAAGGCACCTTCTACACTGTGTAGAACATAACAAAATTCCAGAATGTAATTTCTACACTATGTGGACGTTCGTATATGTTTTAGATTTTGCATTCCTGATAACTTAGAATACTCAATAAAAGTAGAAACAGTTTTCTGAATAAAAGTAGCGATCATTACAAATAGTAGAATACGTATTCCCCATATTTAGAATTATAGTAAAAAGTAGTTTGTACGTTCTAAAACAAGTAGATGGATGTGTTCATTCTAGAATTCATTTTCTACTTACCCGTTTTGTGTAGAAACAGAATTCTACTTTTAGTAGAACGTAATTTAAAAATATTATTTATTATGTTTTTCAACCCAAAAAAAATATGTGTTTGTGTAAATGGGTGTTTTATTAATTGTTTATATTTTTAATAATTTTTCTGATTCATATAACTATTTATTTCATTAATTTTAACATATGGAAAGGGTAAAACGGAGAAAAAATGGACAAAAAAAGATTTATACCATAGGGACAACTATGCTGTTTTCTTGTTCTCTTTTAGCAATTTTCTCATTTTTTTTTTGACGGAAAAATTTTATTCTTAGTTGTGGAGCAAAAACTCGATTTTGCGATTTTGGGAGGAAAACTTTTGATTTTGATGCTCAACAAATTGGAGGAAAGAATCATATGATATCTTAAATTTTCTAGTTTTATCTTTAAAATTTAAGAACAAAAATAAATGAAATATTTTTTTCAATTAAATGAGTTAACCCTGGTACCAGCCCTAACCCTTGATTATAATAGGGTCAAAATAGGGTTGGGTTAAAATAGGGCTGGGCTTATAATAAACAAAAGAGGGCTGAGCCCTAACCCTGTAGTTAACATCCCTAGGTACAATGACAGCTAGCTTCCCTTTGTATTCTATCAATGATGTATAAGACTGCCAAACCAGGACCTCCTTAGGCGTTGTGATAAAACTTAGTATCCTCTCATTTCTAACATCAAAACACACAAACACAGGAGTAGGAGGAGTCTCTTCTTCATTTGGAACTGGAACAGAAGCACCATAATACATGAAACCATTGATGCTTAGTCCCACAGTCAAAGGGAGATAATACGGGGAGGTAACTTGGCTGCTACGAGATACTACTACTCCTCCTCTTCCAAGTCTTATAACCTCGTGCGTGCACATCATCAAACTAGGGTTATGAATATGATCAAACTCAGAGGTCAACAGGGTCAACGCTTTGAATTGATCATGGACAGGATCGTATCCCAAG
This sequence is a window from Brassica oleracea var. oleracea cultivar TO1000 chromosome C1, BOL, whole genome shotgun sequence. Protein-coding genes within it:
- the LOC106329856 gene encoding F-box protein At1g30790-like, with protein sequence MDLVELRVFVGGASMMKRKEHEKGSRSILEPIPLDLKKMARSPAKSVTHHQKEVYESRDKSPGKKLHVFLPYDMEVETLTRLPGKSLMKFLCVSKNWYSLIRSQRFVASYYAAKPSRFVAAFTNSVFGKPARLFIFSGEEEKTCSSSLVANLDMTIPSVTLPYNGYKYSSVHGFMACNDGATFIVCNPSTRQVLSFHCKAFRTSLGYDPVHDQFKALTLLTSEFDHIHNPSLMMCTHEVIRLGRGGVVVSRSSQVTSPYYLPLTVGLSINGFMYYGASVPVPNEEETPPTPVFVCFDVRNERILSFITTPKEVLVWQSYTSLIEYKGKLAVIVPRDVNYRDVTKHEWSKQTFELPLPLPFTRAPMGQRLISQGTNKAGEIIFSPTTLPGRAKPFYVFYFNTDTKSARRVRIHGVADTEEFWSRYGLTGICCASFSPQHADSIAFL